The proteins below come from a single Mucilaginibacter mali genomic window:
- a CDS encoding YdcF family protein, giving the protein MYFLLSKILLFLIFPIYWIFVLLLIAAFTKRKKLRKWTSISAVVLMLIFSNTWLCNLFEHIWEYPAAQLPDNAHYSAAIVLGGFSSQISATDGRFNAACERFLQAVRLQKTGKVSHIMISGGNGTLNPRQFSEAVWVQGQLKQFGVPDSAIVLETKSRNTLENARFSAEILKTSGLKPPYLLITSGYHMRRALMIFKHAGVDVVPYPCNFSTSNISRPSWLEMVPDMEAITWWNGTIKEEWGYMVNYFMKPAN; this is encoded by the coding sequence ATGTACTTCCTGCTCAGTAAAATATTGCTCTTTCTCATCTTTCCAATTTATTGGATATTTGTTTTGCTGTTGATAGCCGCGTTTACCAAGCGTAAAAAACTGCGTAAATGGACATCCATATCCGCGGTTGTTTTAATGCTGATATTCTCCAATACCTGGCTTTGCAACCTCTTTGAACATATTTGGGAGTATCCGGCCGCGCAACTGCCGGATAATGCACACTACAGCGCAGCGATCGTATTGGGGGGCTTCAGTTCACAGATCAGCGCTACAGACGGACGTTTTAATGCAGCATGCGAGCGTTTTTTACAAGCCGTACGGTTACAAAAAACAGGTAAGGTATCACATATCATGATCAGTGGAGGTAACGGTACCTTAAATCCGAGGCAGTTTTCGGAAGCAGTTTGGGTGCAGGGGCAACTAAAGCAGTTTGGCGTTCCGGATAGTGCTATCGTATTGGAGACCAAATCGCGCAATACATTGGAGAACGCCAGGTTCTCTGCCGAAATATTAAAGACAAGCGGGTTGAAACCGCCATATCTGTTAATTACATCAGGCTATCACATGCGCCGCGCACTGATGATATTTAAACATGCCGGGGTTGATGTGGTGCCGTATCCCTGCAACTTTAGCACCAGTAATATTAGCAGGCCATCATGGCTGGAGATGGTGCCCGATATGGAGGCCATTACCTGGTGGAACGGTACGATAAAAGAGGAGTGGGGCTATATGGTGAATTACTTTATGAAACCAGCCAACTGA
- a CDS encoding YqaE/Pmp3 family membrane protein — MRYFLCIIFPPAAVLSTGRLFTLILNIILTLCGWIPGVIHAILVTGDFYENRRNRQLIREMRRNRY; from the coding sequence ATGCGCTACTTTCTATGCATTATATTTCCGCCGGCAGCTGTGTTAAGCACCGGCAGGCTGTTCACGCTTATACTGAATATCATTTTAACCCTGTGTGGCTGGATACCGGGAGTGATACACGCCATACTGGTAACCGGCGATTTTTACGAGAACCGCCGCAACAGGCAACTGATCAGGGAGATGAGGCGTAACCGGTATTAG
- a CDS encoding TolC family protein — MQYFKRYCCLGLLLLIAVCAHAQQGPAPVSLKEILSRVDKNAPTLLTDSVAIAIKKAQATETRNNWLPNLKLNYQADVGTNNNTAGPYFGFGIVPSNTSGVRAQSNTSTALVNLGIAAFDWEAYNFGAYAAQNKVAGAEVTVEENQFQRSRYQLQGYVIGAYLQLIRLQDYLTIQSRNIERDQQIRRSIQSLAKSGLRPGVDTSIAEAELSKARLTYIELNNQYKQVQLQLGNISGIDYRNIIPDTLSAAKLVTQATMPALITPDTANHPAINYYRSVLQSSLQKEELVKKQYNPKILLEAAAWGRGSSISNDHFNNLSSGWGFDRNNYLVGVGISYNLFDLRRKQLKLSTQKVATDYASRKLDEQKSLLALSINQADAELSTARLRLQEIPNQLQAANRGYRQKLSLYRSGLTDIIELNAALNILYRAETDYAQAKYAYISALFQKAVTGNQVGSVLNLLN; from the coding sequence ATGCAATATTTCAAACGATATTGCTGCCTGGGTTTATTACTGCTAATTGCAGTTTGCGCCCATGCGCAGCAAGGCCCTGCCCCGGTTTCTCTAAAGGAAATTTTAAGCAGGGTTGATAAAAATGCCCCTACGCTCTTAACCGATTCGGTTGCCATTGCCATTAAAAAGGCCCAGGCCACCGAAACCCGCAACAACTGGCTGCCCAACTTAAAGCTAAATTACCAGGCCGATGTGGGCACCAATAACAATACCGCCGGGCCTTACTTTGGCTTCGGCATTGTGCCATCAAACACCAGCGGGGTGCGCGCCCAAAGCAATACCAGCACAGCACTGGTAAATTTAGGTATCGCCGCCTTTGATTGGGAAGCCTACAACTTTGGCGCCTACGCCGCGCAAAACAAGGTGGCGGGGGCAGAAGTAACCGTCGAAGAAAACCAGTTCCAGCGCTCGCGATATCAGTTACAAGGTTATGTCATTGGCGCCTACCTGCAACTCATCAGGTTACAAGATTACTTAACTATCCAATCGCGTAATATCGAACGCGACCAGCAGATCAGGCGGTCTATCCAATCGCTGGCAAAAAGCGGCCTGCGGCCCGGTGTGGATACCAGTATTGCCGAAGCCGAACTTTCCAAAGCGCGCCTCACCTATATCGAACTGAATAACCAGTACAAACAGGTACAGTTGCAGTTGGGCAATATCAGCGGGATCGATTACCGGAACATCATCCCCGATACGCTTTCGGCGGCCAAACTGGTTACGCAAGCCACGATGCCGGCATTGATCACGCCAGATACGGCCAACCATCCCGCTATTAACTATTACCGGTCGGTATTGCAAAGCAGTTTACAAAAAGAAGAACTGGTTAAAAAGCAATACAACCCAAAAATACTGTTGGAAGCGGCAGCCTGGGGACGGGGATCGAGCATCAGTAACGATCACTTTAACAACCTTTCCAGCGGCTGGGGTTTTGACAGGAATAACTACCTGGTGGGCGTTGGTATATCCTATAACCTGTTCGATCTGCGCCGTAAGCAACTAAAGCTAAGCACGCAAAAGGTAGCTACCGATTACGCGTCGCGGAAACTGGACGAACAAAAATCGTTGCTGGCATTAAGCATTAACCAGGCCGATGCCGAATTGAGCACCGCACGGTTACGGTTACAGGAGATCCCTAACCAGTTACAGGCGGCCAACAGGGGTTACCGGCAAAAACTATCGCTATACCGCAGTGGGTTGACCGACATCATCGAGCTAAACGCCGCCCTCAACATCCTGTACCGTGCCGAAACCGATTACGCGCAGGCTAAATACGCTTATATCAGCGCGCTGTTTCAAAAGGCGGTTACCGGCAACCAGGTTGGTTCAGTTTTAAACCTATTAAACTAA
- a CDS encoding pirin family protein, whose product MSNINLIIEERPRNIGNFMVGRLLPFQGKRMVGPFIFIDHMGPAVLGPGQNMDIPPHPHIGLSTLTYLFEGNIKHKDSLGTDIEIKPGQVNWMTAGKGIVHSERTPDNLRQSNKTLHGLQIWVALPKDLEEMAPTFYHANEEDLPKWETDGVSYTLVAGTIAGKTSPVPVYSKLYYLELKSPARQSIKLGEHLYGEVGLYILEGSIESEGTTFGPKELLVAKESQLCEFTMNPGTTIYFFGGEPFPEERFIYWNFVSTDHDRIEQAKARWQAQEFGQVPGETEFVPLPAENVNLKAHK is encoded by the coding sequence ATGTCAAACATCAACCTTATTATCGAAGAACGCCCGCGTAATATCGGCAACTTTATGGTGGGCCGCCTGCTGCCATTCCAGGGGAAGCGGATGGTGGGCCCGTTTATTTTTATCGATCACATGGGGCCTGCCGTTTTAGGTCCGGGTCAGAACATGGATATTCCGCCGCATCCGCACATCGGGCTGTCTACCCTCACCTATTTGTTCGAAGGGAATATTAAACATAAAGACAGCCTGGGTACCGATATTGAAATAAAACCCGGCCAGGTAAACTGGATGACCGCCGGCAAGGGCATCGTTCACAGCGAACGCACGCCCGATAACCTGCGCCAAAGCAATAAAACCCTGCACGGCCTGCAAATATGGGTGGCGCTGCCAAAGGACCTGGAAGAGATGGCCCCGACGTTTTACCACGCTAACGAAGAAGACCTGCCCAAGTGGGAAACCGATGGCGTAAGCTATACCTTAGTGGCCGGCACCATCGCCGGCAAAACATCACCGGTGCCGGTTTACAGCAAGCTATATTACCTGGAGTTGAAAAGCCCGGCCCGCCAAAGCATTAAATTAGGCGAACACCTTTACGGCGAGGTTGGCCTGTATATATTAGAAGGCAGCATCGAAAGTGAAGGTACCACTTTTGGCCCTAAGGAATTACTGGTGGCTAAAGAAAGCCAGCTTTGCGAATTTACCATGAACCCGGGTACTACTATTTACTTCTTTGGCGGTGAGCCCTTCCCCGAGGAGCGCTTTATTTACTGGAACTTTGTAAGTACCGATCACGACCGTATTGAGCAGGCCAAAGCCCGCTGGCAGGCGCAGGAGTTTGGCCAGGTACCCGGAGAGACGGAGTTTGTGCCGCTGCCTGCTGAGAATGTGAATTTGAAGGCGCATAAGTAG
- a CDS encoding PepSY-like domain-containing protein, whose amino-acid sequence MKKLITIYYTLAASAAVVFALSSCNKEAVSSLSTGSSKSASTVTATTNGDLLIAATSSSSTTTTAATKDSLFLMNACPAGKRPDTVAFSALSASITTYLTTNYSGYTFQKAFKVTDKSGTVTGYVVAINYNSKPVGLKFDASGTFVAVLEQRERADHDGPGWHPGGRFDNRNGMHPDTIALSALPATIKSYFTANYATDTLLHAVVTKDTSYIVFSANKGLFATSFTSKLVFSKRVQLYPRPIKTPVLQANLPAAINTYLSATYAGYVFDKAFVEKVSGVVSKYVVLIDASGTRYAVQFDASGVFVKATTIK is encoded by the coding sequence ATGAAAAAGTTAATTACCATCTATTACACACTGGCTGCATCGGCCGCTGTTGTATTTGCGCTGAGTTCATGTAACAAGGAGGCGGTATCGTCTTTAAGCACTGGCAGCAGCAAATCGGCATCAACGGTAACCGCCACCACCAACGGCGATCTGCTTATCGCGGCTACATCGAGCAGCAGTACAACCACTACGGCAGCCACTAAAGATTCGCTATTCCTGATGAATGCCTGCCCGGCCGGAAAACGCCCGGATACGGTTGCGTTCAGCGCCTTGTCTGCAAGCATTACCACTTATTTAACTACCAACTATTCGGGCTATACCTTCCAAAAGGCATTTAAGGTTACCGATAAGAGTGGCACTGTTACCGGCTACGTGGTAGCTATCAATTATAACAGCAAACCGGTTGGGTTAAAATTTGACGCCAGCGGCACCTTTGTAGCCGTGCTTGAACAACGCGAGCGCGCCGATCACGACGGACCAGGCTGGCACCCGGGCGGCCGCTTTGATAACCGCAACGGTATGCACCCTGATACTATTGCCCTAAGCGCGTTGCCGGCCACCATCAAAAGTTACTTCACTGCCAATTATGCTACCGATACCTTACTACATGCAGTGGTAACTAAGGATACCAGCTATATTGTATTCAGCGCTAATAAGGGCTTGTTCGCAACCTCGTTCACCTCTAAACTGGTGTTTAGCAAAAGAGTGCAGTTGTATCCAAGGCCAATCAAAACCCCGGTATTGCAGGCTAACCTGCCGGCCGCTATCAATACTTACCTGAGCGCTACCTATGCCGGTTATGTGTTCGATAAGGCTTTTGTAGAAAAGGTAAGCGGCGTGGTATCTAAATACGTGGTGCTGATAGACGCCAGCGGTACACGCTACGCGGTACAGTTTGATGCCTCGGGCGTATTTGTAAAGGCGACTACGATTAAGTAA
- a CDS encoding sensor histidine kinase — protein MNIYFFKNIPANNRSAFRKHYTLQNLKAVRVVCIVFFALNAFLRLFYFAAPNNLTHANNFPEFNFSNWIYLGLTPLFYLITRQLLSAFDKTKKATGLMAFIVITFSIFLLCAGIVSCFIANFSTRGNLTLYLVALITVSVMCVFEYEDTIMLTILTELIFTVVLFLCEADPSEVIYSQLTSIVILCGFYFISRYFYSYKASHFMQLNEIRRKNIEIEKASDFKNDVLGIVAHDLRNPIAAIESITMMMALEDLDEETEENMDMIKASCAKARSIIGDLLEVAKNENDRPFETQMIDLAALVKGIIVTWKSMSEIKNNIILTEHASNVYVHLNTDKFNRVLDNLISNALKFSKEKDNLDIILSREDDMALLQVQDHGLGIPKDMLPHIFERFTKAGRQGLKGEASTGLGLSIVKQIIEKHGGKISVDSEEGKGTCFSIRLPLAG, from the coding sequence TTGAATATTTATTTTTTTAAAAATATACCTGCCAATAACAGGTCGGCTTTCCGTAAGCACTACACGCTTCAAAACCTGAAGGCGGTGCGTGTGGTCTGTATCGTTTTTTTCGCGCTGAACGCTTTTTTGAGGTTATTTTATTTTGCCGCGCCCAATAATCTTACGCATGCCAACAATTTCCCCGAGTTTAACTTCAGCAACTGGATATACCTGGGCTTAACGCCACTGTTTTATCTTATCACCCGGCAATTACTATCGGCTTTTGATAAAACAAAGAAAGCTACCGGCCTTATGGCCTTCATAGTGATCACGTTCTCCATTTTTCTGCTGTGCGCGGGTATTGTATCCTGTTTTATTGCAAATTTTAGTACACGGGGTAACCTTACGCTATACCTGGTGGCGCTGATCACTGTAAGTGTGATGTGCGTGTTTGAGTACGAGGACACCATCATGCTCACTATCCTTACCGAGCTGATATTTACGGTAGTATTGTTCCTTTGCGAAGCAGACCCGTCAGAGGTGATCTATAGCCAGCTGACATCTATCGTTATCCTTTGCGGATTTTATTTTATATCGCGCTATTTTTACTCGTACAAGGCCAGCCATTTTATGCAGCTGAACGAGATCAGGCGGAAAAATATTGAGATTGAAAAGGCCAGCGATTTTAAGAATGATGTACTGGGCATCGTTGCGCATGATTTGCGCAACCCCATCGCCGCCATTGAATCGATAACGATGATGATGGCGCTGGAAGACCTTGACGAGGAAACCGAAGAAAACATGGACATGATCAAGGCATCATGCGCCAAGGCCCGCTCCATCATCGGCGATTTGCTTGAGGTGGCCAAAAATGAGAACGACCGTCCCTTCGAAACCCAAATGATAGACCTTGCGGCGCTGGTAAAAGGTATCATCGTAACCTGGAAAAGTATGAGTGAGATAAAGAACAATATTATACTCACCGAACACGCCAGCAATGTATACGTGCACCTTAATACCGATAAATTTAACCGGGTGCTGGATAACCTGATCAGCAACGCGTTAAAGTTTTCGAAAGAAAAGGATAACCTGGATATTATTTTAAGCCGCGAGGATGATATGGCCCTGCTGCAGGTGCAGGATCATGGGCTGGGTATCCCAAAGGATATGCTGCCACACATTTTTGAACGATTTACCAAGGCCGGCCGGCAAGGTTTAAAAGGTGAAGCCTCAACCGGATTGGGATTGAGTATTGTTAAACAGATCATCGAGAAGCATGGCGGAAAGATCAGCGTGGATAGTGAAGAAGGTAAGGGCACCTGCTTTAGCATCAGGCTGCCTTTGGCTGGTTGA